From Salarias fasciatus chromosome 5, fSalaFa1.1, whole genome shotgun sequence, a single genomic window includes:
- the LOC115387870 gene encoding uncharacterized protein LOC115387870, with amino-acid sequence METHAERHKPANSQLIFVPHKDTARLLEVYVRRSLSLNDGAVSHKKSQKKEKWVTVRKRRHSSDPSLHLAVPSDEEEIEERSLFEPSDNQPEPCVVEGADNSGKKNKKPSFWKNLFEFFSRKSSEDKDEEQESPAETSEASDAAITCLPTAPITPRNKSSRKKSIIRRFSKKRLSLVRQNTTGKELNAADITGVEAVVSVEPTYSYYENVTTELEKIVREVKEKEEDKPLSKEELINRIIALTKEQGDAIDAKLKDNPTLNTFFQGMTYSSFQKLADAYLEEEATPTIGPPTVPPTAPELVKLAFTLEFTAQIAGLSKQNVGHIKGLGKRYLQDRFEYTQACTDHPWSDSDD; translated from the exons ATGGAAACACACGCAGAAAGGCACAAGCCGGCGAACAGCCAGCTGATTTTTGTGCCTCACAAGGACACGGCGCGTCTCCTGGAGGTGTACGTCAGGCGCAGCCTCAGCCTGAACGACGGCGCGGTCTCTCACAAGAAATctcagaaaaaagagaaatgggtGACCGTCCGAAAAAGGCGCCACTCCAGCGACCCCTCCCTCCACTTGGCTGTCCCCTCAGATGAGGAGGAAATCGAAGAGCGTAGTTTGTTCGAACCATCAGACAATCAGCCTGAGCCGTGTGTTGTTGAAGGAGCAGACAATTCTGGCAAGAAGAACAAGAAACCTTCGTTTTGGAAGAATCTGTTTGAGTTCTTCTCTCGGAAGAGTAGCGAGGACAAAGACGAAGAGCAGGAAAGTCCCGCTGAGACGTCCGAGGCCTCCGACGCTGCCATCACCTGCCTGCCGACCGCCCCGATCACCCCACGGAATAAGAGTTCAAGGAAAAAGTCCATAATTAGGAGATTCTCCAAAAAGAGACTATCTCTTGTCAGACAAAATACGACTGGTAAAGAGCTCAACGCTGCTGATATCACTGGTGTTGAAG CCGTCGTGAGTGTGGAACCGACTTACTCCTACTATGAGAACGTGACGACAGAGCTAGAAAAAATTGTGCGagaggtgaaagaaaaagaggaagataaGCCTCTATCTAAAG AGGAACTAATCAACAGGATCATTGCTTTGACAAAGGAGCAAGGAGACGCCATTGATGCCAAG CTGAAAGACAACCCCACCCTGAACACTTTCTTCCAGGGGATGACCTACTCGTCCTTTCAGAAGCTGGCCGACGCCTACCTGGAGGAAGAAGCGACGCCCACCATCGGCCCCCCCACCGTGCCCCCGACAGCCCCCGAGCTGGTCAAGCTGGCGTTCACGCTGGAGTTCACGGCTCAGATCGCCGGTCTGTCCAAGCAGAACGTGGGCCACATCAAAGGGCTGGGCAAGCGCTA